The genomic stretch AAACTCTGAACCGCGTCCCTCGATCACACTGTGAACCACGTCCATACCGGACATTATATCGTCTACCGACACATCCAACAGTGATGCCAGTAAATCGATCTTCTCAGGATAACGTAATCCTAAGTAACCTGGACCGAACGAACCCGGCACACGCATCTTACTTTCATGGGCGACCTTCTCAGCAACGGTTTTACCGAGGTCTTGGAGATGTACCATCCTACCGTACTCGTCCAACATGATCAGTTGGTCGGCGGTGGGGTTGATGGCTAACGAAGGTATACCGCCGTTGTCCGATTCCCTTGCCGACCCTGTCTTAAGAATATAATGTTTGAGCAACGGCAGGGACAACGCACGAAGAGCGGTTCCTGTTGCAGACGTCTTACGCATTCGGTTCCTGAGATTAATCTCGCGAACGATTGCCGGGTCGAGCCGGTATCTTCCAGGGTCCTCTCTGAACGGGTTGTCAGCAGGCATATCGACAGGGTCCTCTCTAAGAAATCCTTCCTCGACCAAAACCGGTACTACATGCCCGAAAAGTTCATCATCGGTTACAACTACATCTTCTACGAATCCGTGCTCCCTAAGTATCCGGTTGTACATGGACAAACGTTCCGACGGATCAGGCAGGTCGACTTTGTTGTACGCAAAAGATGTAACAGCGGTTGCCAACGCTACACGGACCGATGCGTCGGTGATCAAAGGTTTAGGTACTACTTTTCTCGTGGATATTATCCGAATGTTGTCACCGTACTGCGTCTTAGCACGGTTGACGGCGTCTTCACCCAACATGTTCAGTCGCACCGTTTCCCTTCTCACCCCCTGATCCGTACGCTGTTCAAAGGTGAGCAGAACATACGGTTGTCTTCTG from Candidatus Micrarchaeota archaeon encodes the following:
- a CDS encoding DUF530 family protein, coding for MYSNRLIAQANEFMDGITIDSAKENLDAHIRQLNEFKEKMVRYGFDVPYLPMISLRKLASELERDDLLDIKKQFGILKYEAFLKKMTLRRTRVALASHYLLNSIFDDELKQHLPVDGNYVSQLLRLPLSAVDAYYTVNKWLKGRRQPYVLLTFEQRTDQGVRRETVRLNMLGEDAVNRAKTQYGDNIRIISTRKVVPKPLITDASVRVALATAVTSFAYNKVDLPDPSERLSMYNRILREHGFVEDVVVTDDELFGHVVPVLVEEGFLREDPVDMPADNPFREDPGRYRLDPAIVREINLRNRMRKTSATGTALRALSLPLLKHYILKTGSARESDNGGIPSLAINPTADQLIMLDEYGRMVHLQDLGKTVAEKVAHESKMRVPGSFGPGYLGLRYPEKIDLLASLLDVSVDDIMSGMDVVHSVIEGRGSEFIKRLKES